The Vigna radiata var. radiata cultivar VC1973A unplaced genomic scaffold, Vradiata_ver6 scaffold_441, whole genome shotgun sequence genome includes the window aataatgaTGTTGCTTTCTGACACAACCCACTCAGTTGTTTTAGAGTCGGgtgaaaatcatataaagtcAACTACTTTTTTCTCTGAAAAATTTGAAGTGGGACCTGGAAAAATTGCGGTGAAAACATTATTAGATATTGACTTTCCAAGGGGTCACATTGGGGTCAAGAGTTTTGATGTTGAAGTAGTTGATGCAGTTGGTAATTCAGTACCTTTGTATGAAACTTACCTTCATCATTGGTTTGctgtaaaatatattgaaaagatTACCATGTCACCCTACATTAAACAATCTCACGACCTTCGCAATGGTattgaatttgaaagaaatgatGGTGCATGCCAAGGTTTTTTGCTTCCACATTATTGGGGCTTGGGAGGAGAATCACGAGGAACACATTCAAATCTTCCAGATCCTTTTGCAGTTGAATTAGGTAATGCTGCAAAAATAAAGCATGGGTTTAAAGAAAAATGGTTGTTTAGCATCATGGTTATTGATACACGTGGAACACATGATAGAAAAGGTTGTACAGAGTGTAGGTGTAAGCTTATGAACCTCCCAAAGGACTTTTACAATGTCACGACGGGCATTAATGGTCAATTGTTGTCTAGAAATTATAAAGGAGGACTCTTTTGTTGTCAAGATAACGTACAATGCaaattaaaaaatggttttcGTGGCCCAACAAGAAAGCTTTCCTTAAGATACAAAATAAGGTGGGTTGATTGGGATGAACACCAAGTGCCTCTTAAGTTCTACATACTTGATTCAACTGATCGTGTAAGATCAAATGGTTCTACACCAATTCATGATTGTCAGGTAGACGATTTGTTCAATACATACcatacattaaaaattataagcaAACAttgaaaactaatttattttcaaaacaaaactattagggtattaattaattttttgtatcgATATGTGAGCAAAATAAATTCGTCAATTTGTTATAGGCAGAGTATACGATACCGAGAAATCATGACAATGACTTTCCTCATGTTAAGAAAGCAGACATCCCAATGACAAAAGGTGGTTATCTTATATATGGCACTGCTCATATGCACACTGGTGTTGTCAATGTTACTTTATATGGACAGGTAATGTTTGATATTTGTTGTTCCCATGTAAGTTATATCATGTAGgaataaattttgttgataCTTATATATCTTTATGAGAAATTAACTAGTTTATTGAATGATCTTTATATTTATGATGATTCTTAACTTAGGATGGAAGGGTTTTATGCACTTCAAGTCCAAAATACGGGACCGGAAAAGAAGCAGGAAATGAAAAGGGTTACCTGGTTGGAATGTCAGTTTGTTATCCCAAACCTCGTTCCATCAAGATCGAAGATGGAGAAATTCTAACACTGGAATCCATATATG containing:
- the LOC106754599 gene encoding uncharacterized protein LOC106754599 — its product is MRSIFKAAMILLSIMMLLSDTTHSVVLESGENHIKSTTFFSEKFEVGPGKIAVKTLLDIDFPRGHIGVKSFDVEVVDAVGNSVPLYETYLHHWFAVKYIEKITMSPYIKQSHDLRNGIEFERNDGACQGFLLPHYWGLGGESRGTHSNLPDPFAVELGNAAKIKHGFKEKWLFSIMVIDTRGTHDRKGCTECRCKLMNLPKDFYNVTTGINGQLLSRNYKGGLFCCQDNVQCKLKNGFRGPTRKLSLRYKIRWVDWDEHQVPLKFYILDSTDRVRSNGSTPIHDCQAEYTIPRNHDNDFPHVKKADIPMTKGGYLIYGTAHMHTGVVNVTLYGQDGRVLCTSSPKYGTGKEAGNEKGYLVGMSVCYPKPRSIKIEDGEILTLESIYENKFRTGAMGHFYIYLAEQIPNK